The following are encoded in a window of Phaseolus vulgaris cultivar G19833 chromosome 3, P. vulgaris v2.0, whole genome shotgun sequence genomic DNA:
- the LOC137807381 gene encoding uncharacterized protein isoform X2: MATILPSSNPHFLSFNAPHRSPTFLRWGQIKEQDVSIFSNRTGGQAVRVLVASGKGDAVMVDPVEAKRLAAKQMERIKAKEKLKRRRQIEAINGAWAMIGLTAGLVIEGQTGKSILTQLQDYLGAIVGFFVR; this comes from the exons ATGGCCACCATTCTACCGTCATCCAACCCTCACTTTCTCTCTTTTAACGCTCCCCACCGCTCTCCCACTTTTCTCAG GTGGGGCCAGATTAAAGAGCAAGATGTAAGCATATTTTCCAATAGAACCGGAGGTCAAGCGGTTCGAGTCCTG GTAGCTTCAGGAAAGGGTGATGCGGTCATGGTTGATCCTGTCGAAGCCAAGCGATTGGCTGCCAAACAAATGGAAAGAATTAAAGCAAAAGAGAAACTCAAG agaaGACGCCAAATTGAGGCAATTAATGGAGCATGGGCAATGATCGGTCTCACGGCTGGCCTAGTTATTGAAGGTCAAACTGGAAAAAGCATTCTGACTCAG CTGCAAGACTACTTAGGTGCAATTGTTGGTTTTTTTGTGCGGTAG
- the LOC137807381 gene encoding uncharacterized protein isoform X1, with protein sequence MATILPSSNPHFLSFNAPHRSPTFLRGRENLSSCRLRLTYSNRWGQIKEQDVSIFSNRTGGQAVRVLVASGKGDAVMVDPVEAKRLAAKQMERIKAKEKLKRRRQIEAINGAWAMIGLTAGLVIEGQTGKSILTQLQDYLGAIVGFFVR encoded by the exons ATGGCCACCATTCTACCGTCATCCAACCCTCACTTTCTCTCTTTTAACGCTCCCCACCGCTCTCCCACTTTTCTCAG aGGAAGAGAGAATTTATCATCATGTAGGCTGAGATTGACCTATTCTAACAG GTGGGGCCAGATTAAAGAGCAAGATGTAAGCATATTTTCCAATAGAACCGGAGGTCAAGCGGTTCGAGTCCTG GTAGCTTCAGGAAAGGGTGATGCGGTCATGGTTGATCCTGTCGAAGCCAAGCGATTGGCTGCCAAACAAATGGAAAGAATTAAAGCAAAAGAGAAACTCAAG agaaGACGCCAAATTGAGGCAATTAATGGAGCATGGGCAATGATCGGTCTCACGGCTGGCCTAGTTATTGAAGGTCAAACTGGAAAAAGCATTCTGACTCAG CTGCAAGACTACTTAGGTGCAATTGTTGGTTTTTTTGTGCGGTAG